The Sulfitobacter donghicola DSW-25 = KCTC 12864 = JCM 14565 genome has a segment encoding these proteins:
- a CDS encoding BMP family ABC transporter substrate-binding protein — MKLTKLLTSAALVMGLATSAYAEDKTKVGFVFVGPVGDGGWTYEHNKGRLAVEEEFGEKVETVFVESVAEGPDSERVMTQMALDGADLIFTTSFGYMDPTISVAAKFPNVKFEHATGYKRADNVSTYSARFYEGRAIQGHIAGKMTKSNIIGYIGSYPIPEVIRGINSAFIHARKVNPDVQFKIVWAYTWFDPAKEADAAKVLIEQGADVVLQHTDSTAPQAAAQEAGNVVTFGQASDMAQYGPFPRVSSIIDDWAPYYIARTKAVMDGTWTSTDTWDGIGAGMVGIGEISDAVPTDVKEEALALKASLADGSYHAFTGPLNKQDGTPFLAEGETADDGTLAGMNFYVEGIEGDIPQ; from the coding sequence ATGAAACTTACCAAACTGCTGACCAGCGCTGCGCTGGTTATGGGCCTTGCAACAAGCGCCTATGCCGAAGACAAAACCAAAGTCGGTTTTGTGTTTGTTGGCCCCGTTGGTGATGGCGGCTGGACTTACGAGCACAACAAGGGCCGTTTGGCTGTTGAAGAAGAATTCGGCGAAAAAGTTGAAACCGTATTTGTTGAAAGCGTTGCCGAGGGCCCTGACTCTGAGCGTGTTATGACGCAGATGGCGCTGGATGGTGCGGACCTGATCTTTACCACCTCGTTTGGCTACATGGACCCGACGATCAGCGTTGCGGCGAAATTCCCGAATGTGAAATTCGAACACGCAACAGGCTACAAACGTGCCGATAACGTTTCCACCTACTCTGCGCGTTTCTATGAAGGTCGCGCGATTCAGGGCCACATCGCGGGCAAGATGACCAAATCCAACATCATTGGCTATATCGGCTCTTACCCGATCCCTGAAGTTATCCGCGGCATCAACTCGGCGTTCATCCATGCGCGCAAAGTGAACCCAGACGTTCAGTTCAAAATCGTTTGGGCCTACACATGGTTTGATCCAGCTAAAGAAGCAGATGCAGCCAAGGTTCTGATCGAGCAAGGCGCTGACGTTGTTCTTCAGCACACTGACTCCACTGCACCACAGGCCGCTGCGCAGGAAGCTGGCAATGTTGTGACTTTTGGTCAGGCTTCTGACATGGCGCAATACGGCCCGTTCCCACGCGTTTCCTCCATCATTGATGACTGGGCGCCTTACTACATCGCACGCACCAAAGCAGTCATGGACGGCACATGGACCTCCACTGACACTTGGGATGGTATCGGCGCTGGCATGGTTGGCATCGGCGAAATCTCTGACGCGGTTCCTACGGATGTAAAAGAGGAAGCTCTGGCACTGAAAGCCTCTTTGGCAGACGGTTCCTACCACGCCTTCACCGGCCCCTTGAACAAGCAGGACGGCACGCCGTTCCTCGCCGAAGGTGAAACAGCCGACGATGGTACATTGGCTGGCATGAACTTCTATGTTGAAGGTATTGAGGGCGACATTCCGCAATAA